A window of Ignavibacterium sp. contains these coding sequences:
- a CDS encoding site-specific DNA-methyltransferase: MGSGMKVKVKSTVTSKFGTSGRINHDSSAFYNSRLYEELKTDFDLEYFENQISPDKLNKVYCKSSEEMHELPDNSVHLMITSPPYNVTKEYDKDLSLSEYLDLLNRVWKETYRVLVPGGRVCINVANLGRKPYIPLHSYIIDSMLEIGFLMRGEIIWDKGSSSSASTAWGSWLSAANPVLRDIHEYILIFSKGNFTLPSRNKKSSITKNEFLEYTKSIWKFSAASAKRVGHPAPFPEELPARLIKLYSFEDDVVLDTFVGSGTTCIAALKLKRNYLGYDIVEEYVKLANKKLEELKKQGNLFR, from the coding sequence ATGGGCTCAGGAATGAAAGTAAAAGTTAAAAGTACAGTAACATCAAAATTCGGAACATCGGGAAGAATCAATCACGATTCATCAGCATTTTATAACAGTAGATTATATGAAGAATTAAAAACAGATTTTGATCTCGAATATTTTGAAAATCAAATCAGTCCCGACAAACTTAATAAGGTTTATTGTAAATCCAGTGAAGAGATGCATGAATTACCTGATAATTCAGTACATCTGATGATAACTTCTCCTCCTTATAATGTGACCAAGGAGTACGATAAGGATTTATCTCTAAGCGAGTATTTAGATTTATTAAACAGGGTCTGGAAGGAAACTTACCGGGTTTTAGTTCCTGGGGGAAGAGTTTGTATAAATGTAGCCAATCTTGGTAGAAAACCATACATACCTTTACATAGTTATATTATTGACTCAATGCTGGAAATTGGTTTTTTAATGAGAGGTGAAATTATATGGGACAAGGGCTCAAGTTCCAGTGCTTCTACAGCTTGGGGTAGTTGGTTATCTGCAGCAAATCCTGTTTTGCGTGATATTCACGAATACATTTTAATATTCTCAAAAGGGAATTTCACTCTTCCAAGTAGAAATAAAAAAAGTTCGATTACTAAAAACGAATTTTTGGAATACACAAAGAGCATCTGGAAATTCTCAGCTGCTTCGGCAAAACGAGTGGGACATCCAGCGCCTTTCCCCGAAGAACTTCCAGCAAGACTTATAAAATTATATTCCTTTGAAGATGATGTTGTTTTAGACACATTTGTTGGAAGCGGTACAACATGCATTGCTGCATTAAAATTAAAAAGAAATTATCTGGGTTACGACATAGTTGAAGAATATGTTAAACTAGCAAATAAAAAACTGGAGGAATTGAAAAAGCAGGGTAATTTATTTAGGTAA
- the nhaA gene encoding Na+/H+ antiporter NhaA: MINNEKKSPIEKILSPIQEFMHAETSGGIILIICTIIALIWANSPFADSYHHLWHTYLTFDFGGYVLKHSLHHWINDGLMVIFFFVVGLEIKRELLVGELSSAKKAALPVAGALGGMILPALIYFYFNGGKEGAAGWGIPMATDIAFVVGIMALLGPKFPFSLKIFILALAIVDDIGAVLVIAIFYTAEISITALIIGAAIILLLIVFNRLGVRSLIVYTIMGIALWLAFLESGVHATVAGVLLAFTIPVSSRINTRKFTTETKQLLDEFEKSGEHGENVLTNENRLTLVQSIEGNCEKILTPLQRFEHLLHPWVAFFIMPVFALANAGVTIGSGFTDALTNPISIGIILGLFLGKQFGIFGFSLLAIKLGLASKPEGVNYTKMYGAGILAGIGFTMSLFIANLAFPTEELLNIAKVGVLTASLIAGIVGFIVVKIGLTKV; the protein is encoded by the coding sequence ATGATAAATAATGAAAAAAAATCTCCAATTGAAAAAATATTAAGTCCAATACAAGAATTTATGCATGCCGAAACATCAGGCGGAATTATTCTGATTATCTGCACAATCATTGCATTGATTTGGGCAAATTCACCCTTTGCAGATTCTTATCATCATCTTTGGCATACATATCTAACTTTTGATTTTGGTGGATATGTATTAAAGCATTCACTCCATCACTGGATTAATGATGGACTAATGGTAATTTTCTTTTTTGTTGTGGGACTTGAAATTAAAAGAGAGCTACTGGTTGGAGAACTTTCTTCAGCCAAGAAAGCAGCTTTGCCTGTTGCTGGTGCTCTTGGTGGAATGATATTACCTGCTTTGATTTATTTTTATTTCAATGGTGGAAAAGAAGGCGCTGCTGGTTGGGGAATTCCAATGGCAACCGATATTGCTTTTGTTGTTGGTATTATGGCACTACTCGGTCCAAAATTTCCTTTCTCATTAAAAATATTTATTCTGGCTCTTGCAATTGTGGATGACATCGGAGCAGTATTAGTTATTGCAATTTTCTACACTGCTGAAATCTCTATCACTGCGTTAATTATCGGCGCAGCTATAATATTATTGTTAATAGTTTTTAATCGGCTTGGTGTAAGAAGCTTGATTGTTTATACAATTATGGGAATTGCCTTGTGGCTGGCATTTCTTGAATCAGGCGTTCACGCAACAGTTGCCGGAGTGTTACTAGCATTTACAATTCCTGTTTCCTCAAGAATCAATACCCGCAAGTTTACCACTGAGACAAAACAACTTTTAGATGAATTTGAAAAATCAGGTGAACACGGTGAAAATGTTTTGACAAATGAAAACAGATTAACACTCGTACAGTCAATTGAGGGAAACTGTGAAAAAATATTAACTCCATTACAAAGATTTGAACATCTTCTTCATCCCTGGGTTGCATTCTTTATTATGCCTGTCTTTGCACTTGCAAACGCAGGAGTTACAATTGGTTCTGGCTTTACGGATGCTTTAACAAATCCAATAAGTATAGGCATTATACTTGGACTTTTTTTGGGAAAGCAATTCGGGATTTTCGGTTTTTCGCTTCTTGCAATTAAACTTGGACTTGCATCCAAACCTGAAGGTGTTAATTATACTAAAATGTATGGAGCAGGAATTCTTGCAGGCATTGGATTTACAATGTCCTTATTCATTGCAAACTTAGCATTTCCAACAGAAGAGCTATTGAATATTGCTAAAGTAGGTGTTTTGACAGCTTCATTGATTGCTGGAATTGTTGGGTTCATAGTTGTTAAAATTGGATTGACAAAAGTTTAA
- a CDS encoding MTH1187 family thiamine-binding protein — translation MKVIVDVAIIPLGVGLSLSKYVAECEKIFKAAGLKSTLHANGTNIEGEWDEVFNAIKKCHEHLHQMGVPRISTNVRIGTRTDREQTMEEKIKSVEEKIS, via the coding sequence ATGAAAGTAATTGTTGATGTTGCAATAATTCCCCTTGGAGTGGGATTATCACTTTCTAAATATGTAGCAGAATGTGAAAAGATATTTAAAGCTGCAGGACTAAAGTCAACTCTTCACGCAAACGGAACAAACATAGAAGGTGAATGGGATGAAGTATTCAATGCAATTAAGAAATGTCACGAACACCTTCATCAAATGGGAGTTCCAAGAATTTCAACAAATGTAAGAATAGGAACCAGAACAGATCGTGAACAAACAATGGAAGAAAAAATTAAAAGCGTTGAAGAGAAGATTAGTTAA
- a CDS encoding class I SAM-dependent methyltransferase: MGFYSKVIIPFLYDFSMDSEQINEGRKNLLSKVTEENVVEIGFGTGINLKFYPENVKHIIGIDANEGMLKQAEKKISNSKIRVQLIHQSSEKLPFEENSIDAVVSTYTLCSIKNVELALKEIYRVLKPKGRYYFLEHGLADKPFTQKLQHILNPIQNIWAGGCNLNRNISSIISLSGLSIIEMKNYYMKRDPKIVGYMYEGIAEKIT; the protein is encoded by the coding sequence ATGGGTTTCTATTCCAAAGTAATTATTCCATTCCTCTATGACTTCTCAATGGATTCAGAACAAATTAATGAAGGGAGGAAAAATTTATTAAGTAAAGTAACTGAAGAAAATGTTGTTGAAATTGGATTTGGCACCGGGATAAATCTTAAATTCTATCCCGAGAATGTAAAACACATTATCGGCATTGATGCGAATGAAGGAATGCTAAAGCAAGCAGAGAAAAAAATATCTAACAGTAAGATTAGAGTTCAACTCATACATCAAAGCTCTGAAAAGTTACCTTTCGAAGAAAACAGTATTGATGCAGTGGTTTCAACTTACACACTTTGCAGCATTAAAAATGTTGAGTTAGCACTTAAGGAAATTTACAGAGTGCTTAAACCCAAAGGAAGATATTATTTTCTCGAACACGGACTTGCAGACAAACCTTTTACACAAAAACTTCAGCATATATTAAATCCAATTCAGAACATTTGGGCTGGAGGATGTAATCTGAACAGAAATATTTCCTCAATTATTTCTTTATCGGGATTAAGTATAATTGAAATGAAAAATTATTATATGAAACGTGACCCTAAAATTGTTGGCTATATGTATGAAGGAATAGCAGAGAAAATTACCTAA
- a CDS encoding AEC family transporter — MINNILFTANIVAPVFLIIALGYFSKKMKIINENFVDVTSKFVFSVSLPALVFMQIAEMDLSKAINFPQIIFIYIGTIASFILIWLISIPFIKDGRDRSVFIQGAFRSNFAIVGFAIISNLFGTSALGKAAIILAFILPLYNVLAVIVLTVPLRQTNQLSFNPIIKEILLNPLIVAVIVGLPFSYFAIKLPSIIITTGNFLSDLALPLALIGIGGSLNLEQIKKASTLAFTSSFIKLILIPLILTSTAYFIGYRGIDLGIMFILFACPTAIVSFIMAEAMGANSKLAGNIILISTLGSVFTIAVGILILKTAGLI; from the coding sequence ATGATTAACAACATACTTTTTACAGCTAACATTGTTGCCCCGGTATTTTTAATTATTGCACTTGGTTATTTCTCTAAAAAAATGAAAATCATCAATGAGAACTTTGTTGATGTAACTTCTAAATTTGTTTTTTCAGTCTCCCTTCCGGCATTGGTTTTTATGCAGATTGCTGAAATGGATTTAAGTAAAGCGATAAACTTTCCACAGATAATTTTTATATATATCGGAACAATTGCGAGTTTTATTTTAATATGGTTGATTAGTATTCCTTTCATTAAAGATGGAAGAGACAGAAGTGTTTTTATTCAGGGTGCTTTCAGAAGTAATTTTGCAATAGTTGGATTCGCCATAATCTCAAATTTATTCGGAACATCTGCTTTAGGTAAAGCTGCCATAATTCTTGCATTTATTCTTCCGCTATACAATGTTCTTGCAGTAATTGTTCTGACTGTTCCGCTTCGACAAACAAATCAATTAAGCTTTAATCCAATCATAAAAGAAATACTTTTAAATCCACTGATTGTTGCTGTAATAGTAGGACTTCCATTTTCTTACTTTGCAATTAAACTTCCGTCAATAATAATTACAACAGGAAATTTTTTATCAGACCTCGCACTTCCACTTGCATTGATTGGAATTGGTGGCTCATTAAATCTCGAACAAATTAAAAAAGCATCAACCCTTGCATTCACTTCATCCTTCATTAAACTAATTCTTATTCCTTTAATTCTAACTTCAACAGCTTATTTTATAGGATACAGAGGAATTGATCTTGGAATAATGTTTATACTTTTTGCGTGTCCGACTGCAATTGTAAGTTTCATTATGGCTGAAGCAATGGGTGCAAACAGTAAGCTTGCCGGGAATATAATTCTCATTTCAACACTTGGTTCAGTGTTTACAATCGCAGTAGGAATTTTAATTCTGAAAACAGCGGGACTGATTTAA
- a CDS encoding ThaI family type II restriction endonuclease, whose protein sequence is MKHPIEEIFEDKILIKKIQAKLPKLFQIAELESQRAGKIGMEVGSVRERILVALLIYKFGEENVNNEIPITESETDVIVKGFPLSIKTKTGNSLSGIKSIWTVDQESIKSYLKNYEPHMAILLAQIKWNDRGNLFFIPLETQIKVFKSLNREKFFKIYRKGTNPRGVEYSEKAMIAMIEDKSTRSIDIQWKKEDIYYNPFKRWVELWAQE, encoded by the coding sequence ATGAAACATCCAATTGAAGAAATTTTTGAAGACAAAATATTAATCAAAAAAATTCAGGCAAAATTACCTAAACTTTTCCAAATTGCTGAATTGGAAAGTCAAAGAGCTGGTAAGATTGGGATGGAAGTAGGATCCGTGAGAGAAAGAATACTTGTTGCATTATTGATATATAAATTTGGTGAAGAAAATGTTAACAATGAAATTCCTATAACCGAATCGGAGACCGATGTAATTGTAAAAGGTTTCCCTTTATCGATAAAGACTAAAACGGGAAATAGTCTATCAGGAATAAAATCAATTTGGACTGTTGACCAGGAAAGTATAAAATCATATTTAAAAAATTATGAACCTCATATGGCAATTCTGCTAGCACAAATTAAATGGAATGATAGGGGAAACTTATTTTTTATTCCTCTTGAGACTCAAATTAAAGTATTCAAATCATTAAATAGAGAAAAATTTTTTAAGATTTACAGAAAAGGAACAAATCCTCGAGGAGTTGAATATTCTGAAAAGGCAATGATAGCGATGATAGAAGATAAATCGACAAGATCAATCGATATACAATGGAAGAAAGAAGACATTTATTATAATCCTTTCAAAAGATGGGTTGAATTATGGGCTCAGGAATGA
- a CDS encoding thioesterase family protein, which translates to MPRIKIDLPEKFIFKTDIPLRISDINYGGHLGNDSVLSIFQEARIRFLNQFGYSETDIDGSSIIMTDAAIQYKSQGYYGDILSVELTVDDFHKVGCDFFYRATNKLNRNVIAIGKTGIAFFDYKKNKLTSVPEKFVQLIERLKAE; encoded by the coding sequence ATGCCAAGAATAAAAATTGATTTGCCGGAAAAATTTATTTTCAAAACTGATATTCCTTTGAGAATATCAGACATCAATTACGGTGGGCATCTTGGAAACGATTCTGTTCTTTCAATTTTTCAGGAAGCAAGAATAAGATTCTTAAATCAATTTGGTTACTCGGAAACTGATATTGATGGTAGCAGCATCATAATGACTGATGCGGCAATTCAGTACAAATCGCAAGGATATTATGGTGATATTCTATCAGTTGAACTTACTGTTGATGATTTTCATAAAGTCGGCTGTGATTTTTTCTATCGTGCAACCAACAAGCTAAATAGGAATGTTATTGCAATTGGTAAAACAGGAATTGCTTTCTTTGATTATAAGAAAAATAAATTGACTTCTGTTCCTGAAAAATTCGTTCAACTAATTGAAAGACTGAAAGCAGAATAA